CCGCCTCTGGTTTCGCTGCCTCTGGTTTCGCTGCCTCTGGCTTGGGTTCTTCGGCCGGCGTCTCTGGTTTCGGCGTTTCACCTGCGGGAGCTTCGGGCTTGGGAGTTTCCGTCGCGGGAGTCTCTGGGGCAGGGGTTTCCGTCGCGGGAGATTCAGGCTTCGGTGTCTCGGCAGGAACTTCGACCCGATGCTTACCTTGCGACACTTCCAAGTCGTACTGCTTTTGGATTTGCTCCTCAGTTACCTGTTTTTTGGCAATTTCCAAGTATTTATCGAAATCGACTTTCAGGTAGCCAAAAGCGATGCGAGCGGGACGATGAAAACCGGGCTCGGCACTCGCTGGATCGGGATCGTTGTCTTTACCCTCTTCGAACAGGGCACGCAGTTTGGGATCGTTCGCAGCCGGATCGGGAACTTTGCTGACAAACTGCTTCACGTCGATCGGATAGGCTTCGATCGAAGCCCGGCGGTCGAGGCGATTGAAGTAGTCCCAAAGTTCCGTCGTACCGATCGAAAGAATCGGATCGCGGATCAGCATGATCTCGTGCTGAGCCAGGAGTTCCGATTCCAAATGTTCCAGCAACTGCTGCACGCTCACCAGGGCGTCGCGCGGCGTCACTTGATTGGCAATGTCGATCCAGTCACCCTCGGTGACCACGAAATCGCTCAATCGACTCAGGAATTGCTTGACTGCTTCTTTGTCGACGACCACGCCAGCAGCCCGCGCTTTGCGGGCCAATAGCATCCGGCGAACGACCGACAGTTCGCTCGAATCGGGGTCGATACCAGGATTCAGTACCTCGCCCGTTTGTGGGTTGACCATCAGCATCGGAGCCGACGGTTTTCCTCCCAGGGCGAGCGAGCGTGTCACAATGCCGCGGCAGAAATTCACAGCCACGGTGTGCAGCATTCGCTCGCGAGCGATTTCGCTTTCGGTCAGGCGTCCCCCTCGGAAAGTGACGACAGTTTTGTCGGCTCCCGAACGTCCACCCAGGCCCACAGCGTCCAAAAGGAAGGGGCCAACGACCCAGGTGATCATCAAAACCACCCCGACCGCAGCCACGATGAGCTTCTGATTCTTCCGCAAATAACTATTGAACTGACTAGCCATATCCGCGACCTATTCCTCCCGCTGACCAACCCTAACCGGTTGACAGTCGAGCCTTGCCCGGCTTAATAGAGAAGCCCACTTCCTGGAGGCTTCAGAAGGGGTCAGATTGTAAGGGTAAGCGACGTAAATTCAATCCCAATCAGACGATTCGCTCACAAGCTGGTCTATTTTGACTGGCTCAGCAGCGCTCCTGGGATCGAAGAAGCCAGCAGCTACTCCCTGTACCTTTGGATGAGAGAAACAGTTATTTCGGGTAGACTAGTCGAAACCTAAGGGAACCGCGATCTGCGTTAAATCAGGTCAACTTTTCCTGTGCTATCGTTAATTCCGCTCGCCAGTTTCGCAGGTGATACTGCCGCCGGGCGGCGAATCACTTAGGTTTGTCCCTACACGCGTCAGATATAGTGAACACCCGACTCGGCTATCCGCCAGAACCCTTTTCCAGCTAACCGTGAGTGACCAATGGCCAAACGAGCCAGTACCGGAAACAAGGCATTGGTGATCGTCGAATCGCCCGCCAAGGCGCGAACGATCTCCAAATTCCTCGGGCCGGACTACACCGTCGAGGCGAGTATTGGTCACATCCGCGACCTTCCTCAGGGCTCGAAAGAGATTCCGAAGGAATATAAAGGTGAAAAATGGGCCTATTTGGGCGTGAACGTCGACGACGGCTTCACCCCGATTTACATCGTCCCGCCCGATAAAAAACAGCACGTCTCGAAGCTTAAACAGCTGCTGAAAGAATCCGACTCACTCTTTCTCGCGACCGACGAAGACCGCGAGGGGGAAGCGATCTCTTGGCACCTCGCGGAAGTTCTCAATCCGAAAGTCCCTGTCAAACGGCTCGTGTTTCACGAAATCACCGAAGAGGCGATTAAAGGGGCACTGGCCAATCCGCGCGATATCGACGATGGCCTGGTGCGCGCTCAAGAAACGCGCCGCATTCTCGACCGCCTTTATGGCTACGAAGTATCGCAGCTGCTTTGGCGTAAAGTGGCACCACGACTTTCAGCCGGCCGCGTTCAAAGCGTGGCGGTGCGCATGATTGTCGAGCGCGAGCGGGCTCGCATGGCTTTCCGGAGCGCTACGTACTTCGACTTGCTCGGGCGTTTTGCCTCCGCCGAAGGGAAAGAGTTCGATGCCGAACTCGTCTCGGTCGGTGGACGCCGCATTCCGACCGGCAAAGACTTCGATTCGACGACCGGTCTGCTGAAGGACAGCAAGCTGCTGCAGATGTCCGAGCAAGAGGCGCTCGCTTTAGCCGAGCGTCTGAAGGTGGCCAAGTTTCAAGTCACCGGTATCGAAGACCGCCCCTACACACGTAAGCCTTCCGATCCATTCACCACCAGCACGCTGCAACAAGAGGCCAACCGCAAGCTTGGTTTCACTGCGCGTCGCACGATGGACGTGGCGCAAAGCTTGTACGAAAACGGCTATATCACTTACATGCGTACCGACTCTACGAACCTGGCGCAAGTGGCCATCGACGCCGCACGCGATCTGGTTCGCACCGAGTATGGCGATGCCTTTGTCCCGGCTCAGCCGCGCATCTATAAATCGAAAGTGAAGAACGCGCAGGAAGCTCACGAAGCCATTCGTCCTGCTGGTCATCCGTTCAAATTGCCGCAGAATCTCCGGAGCGAACTCAACCCCGATCAGTTCCGGCTGTTCGACATGATTTGGAAGCGCACGATCGCCAGCCAAATGGCCGACGCTCGTGGTCGCAACATCACAATCACCCTCGAAGGGGACGGCGCCGTCTTTCAAGTCACGGGCAAAACGATCGAATTCGCGGGCTTTCTGCGAGCCTACGTCGAAGGCTCCGATGATCCCGATGCCGAGCTTGCAGATCAAGAACGGATTCTCCCGTCGGTTGACAAGGGATATCCCCTTAATATCAAAAAACTCGACGCCAAGAGCCATACGACTCAGCCTCCAGCGCGATTCAGCGAAGCCTCGCTCACGGCAGCGCTCGAAGAGCGCGGGATTGGTCGCCCGAGTACATACGCCTCGATTATCGAAACGATTCTCGCCCGGCAGTATGTCTTCAAAAAGGGTAATGCGCTCGTTCCAACTTGGACGGCGTTCAGCGTCTCGAAGCTTCTCGAAATGCATTTGCCAAAACTGGTCGACTATCAGTTCACCGCGCAAATGGAAGACTTGCTCGACTCGATCAGCCGCAAAGAATCCGAGCATGGCGAGTACCTCCGTCAGTTCTACTTCGGCGACGTCAAACCGCAGTCCGACGCTGGCCACTCGATGGCGGTGGGGGACGAGGGGCTCAAGAAACTGCTCGAGACCAAGATTCAAGAGATTGATGCGCGCGACATGAGCCGCTTCTCCCTCGGAAAGCCCGAAGAAGGTGGCGACGAAGTCTTCGTACGCGTCGGCAAGTTCGGCCCGTTCATCGAGCAAGGTGAGCGGAAGGCAAGCATTCAGCAAGAGACAGCGCCCGACGAAATCACCCTCGCTCGCGCCTTGGAAATGCTCAATCAAGCGAGCGTTGCCGAAGAACCGCTGGGGCTCGATCCTGAAACACAAAAGCCGGTCTACATGAAGCAGGGACGGTTTGGTCCTTACGTGCAGCTCGGCACAGCCGACGATGAAGAAAAGCCGAAAAACGCCTCGCTTTTGAAGGGCATGACACCTCCCGATGTCACTCTCGAAGTGGCCCTCAAGCTCCTTTCGCTCCCCCGCAATCTCGGTGTGCATGCCACGCTTGGCGAACCGATTCAAGCCTTCAACGGCAAGTTCGGACCGTACATCAAATGTGGTAGCGAAACTCGCTCGCTCCCCAAAGAAATTTCTCCGCTCGAAGTGACGGCAGAGCAAGCGATCGAGCTTCTGGCTCAGCCGAAAACGCGTGGTGGTGGTCGTGGTCAGGCAGCTGCTCGCGAGCCACTCCGCACGCTCGAACCCTCACCTGTGACTAACGAGCCCATCAAATTGCTCGCTGGCCGCTATGGGGCGTATGTCACTGACGGACAGACAAACGCCTCGCTTCCGAAAGATATGCAGCCCGAAACTCTCACGCACGAACAAGCGGTGCAATTGCTGGCCGATCGTGCCGCGAAAGCTCCGGCAGGTGGACGCGGACGTCGCAAAGCGGCTCCCAAGAAAGCTGCAGTAAAGAAGGCCGCTCCGAAAAAGGCTGCCGCCAAAAAGGGAGCTAAAAAAGCAGCCCCCGAAAAGAAGAAAGTGGTCGACGTTCCGTTTGAAGTCGAAGAGTAAGACGGAGCCTCCAAGGCGTCGACTGGAGGCCGGACAGATGCTCGATCAATCGTCCGGCTTCGCTTAGTCGAGCAAACCTTCGTCCCCATCGCGGCCCACGGCGAGTGCATACGCAGTCGCATGACTGCGGCAATGGCTGATGCTGATCATCATTTCGGTGATCCCCATTTTCTCGCAGATTTCGCGAGCGCCACCCGAAAGGGCAATGCGAGGCTTGCCTCCCATTTCGTTCTGCACTTCGATATCGCGCCACTGCACGCCACGTGTCCAGCCGGTGCCGAGTGCTTTGAGAACCGCTTCTTTGGCCGCAAATCGGCCGGCGTAGTGCTGTGTCGAAGCCTTGCGCGCGGTGCAGTAGTCGATCTCGTGCGGCGTGAAGACGCGCATCAAAAACACTTCGCCGTGGCGCTCGATCATCTTTGCCACACGCAAGCATTCGACAATATCGGTTCCGATTCCAAGCACCCGCATCGACTCACTCCATGTACGAATTTGCGCCGCTGATGCACTAAGCTTAGCAGCCCACCACCCCACTTCACGAGTGCCCCTTCCTTGCACGACAGCATCTCGCCCGAACTTCGACTTGCGAGAGTTCGCTCGGGCAGAAACAATAAACATCTGGACATTACTGCGCCGCAGTAGCATGCTGAGACTCGGCTTCCCCGACCAGTCCCGCCTTGCCTGCGAAAAGGAATTGATTTCATGTTCGAACGACGCTCATTACGCTGGCCGATCACGCTCGGCGTGGTGATGATCGTGCTGGTCGTGCTGCTGATTGTCGGCTGGGTGCTGATCACCGCGTTTGGCGCGACCACAGCAGGCTCGCGCGCAGGAATTTACTGGGCCCTGTTATCGATCGGGGCCACGCTGCTGGCCTTTGTGCTGGTCGGAGTGGTGATGTACCTAACGCTCACCATCAAAGCAATCAACCTCAGCCGTCGACAATCGAATTTCATCGACAGTGTGACCCACGAACTCAAAAGCCCGATCGCCTCGCTCAAACTCTACTTGCAAACGCTCAATCGCCGCCAGGTGAGCCCCGCCGAACAAGAGAACTTCTATCGCTACATGCTCGAGGATGTCGAGCGTCTCGACACGCTGATCAACCATCTACTCGATGCCGCGCGGCTCGAAAAACCAACACTGCAAACCGAGGTCGAAGATATTGAACTCACTTCGACAATTCGTAGTATCTCGGAACAGGTGGCGTTAAAACATCGCGCGCCGCTCGACGTGATTCAGCTGCAAATGACACCGGTTTTAGTCACCGCGACACGCGTCGATCTCGACCTGATCTTGCGCAACTTAATCGATAACGCGGTGAAGTATGCATCGGATAGCGATCCGCAAGTGCTGGTGAGTACTGCCATGGAAGGTGACTCGCGCGTACTGATTCGTGTGAGCGACAATGGCCGAGGCATCCCTCAGCCTCTGCGACGCAAAATCTTCGCACGTTTTGTCCGTGTGGGATCGGAACTCGAGCGCGACAAGCCGGGAACTGGTTTGGGGCTCTACATCGTCCGCACGCTCGTTGTCCGATGTGGCGGCAGGATTCGTATTCGCGACGGGTTGATGGGTAGCGGAACCACGTTTGAAGTGGTTTTGCCTGGGCAGTTGCTTCCCGATCCTCCGAAGGATGCCTCGGTCAAAGAGGGAGCCATCACAGCAGCGACTCCTGAAATCGGCGTTAAGTCGTAGAGCGCCGCGTGGCGTGTTCATCGCGCGTGCTAAGCTGCGTTATTCCCCTTTGTTTTCAGGGTTGCTCCCTATTTTTTCCAACTTACGCTGCAGATCGGCGGTCTCTTTTTGGAGTCGCTCGACTTGCTTGACGAGTTCGCTATTCTGGTTCTGAGCCGACCGAATCTTCCCGATCGCTTCATCGATGCTCTCGATGGTGGCGCGACGCTCTTCGCGACTGCGTAGTTCTTCAAGAGGCTTAATCGATCGGAGTTGACCGAGTTCGGCCACCGCATCGATCGACGCGCGACGCACCTCACTCCGGCGACTGGCGAGTCCCTTTTCGAGCTTCGTCATCACATCGTCGCTCGTCGGGTCGAGCTTGGCTAGCGCAATGATAATGGCTGTGCGTCTGGGCGATGCAAGAGGCTTATCGAGCATTGCCGCCAGAGGTGTAATGGCCGACTGATCCTTGAGTTCGACAAGCCCATCGACAGCAGCCTTCAAGATCACGTCGCGATGACTTTCACGCTCGCACGAAGCAAGTAATAGTTCGCGACACTGCTTGGCATCGATTTTTACAAGCGAACGAATCGACGTGGCAGCCACTTCGTAGGAAGGATCTTTTTCGATGGCGCTACGAAGGGCTGCGCGAGCTTCGTCGTGCGCATACTTGGCTAGTGAACTGGCCGACATACGACGAACACTCGATTTGGGATCGCTCGCGACAAGATCGACCAGCACTTTCCGCGCTTCTTCGGACGATGTCTTGGCAAGTGCTTCGGCGGCTCGCATACGCACGGCCCAAAACGGGTCGGACTTCGCAGCCTTCACGAGGGCCGCGAGCACATCTTGATCATCGATTTGCTGCTCGAGAGAGGCAACCGCTTCGTGACGGGGAATGATGTGCTGCGAATGGGCCAGGACATCGAGAAGCTCATCGTTGCTGCGCTCGTGCGTCACTACTTTCAGCAGCACATCGCGCGGGTCAAACACCACACGTGTAGGCCGACTGGCGACATCGAAATGGAAGGTTTGTTCGGCCTTATCGATCGTGATTTTTCGAATGCTCGACTCGCTTCCGGTGCCAATTTCAATTTCAGCCGACAGCTTAAAGAGGGGGGTGAGTTCGTCGACTTTTTGCGTCTGCTTGATCGTTATTTCGAGGGATTTAGCAGTGGAATCGTAGTCCGACGTGATCGTGAGTTCGGGATGACCACCATGCATGGCCCATTGGTCAAAGAACCACGTGAGGCCGCGCCCGGTCGCTTCTTCCATGGCGATGCGCAGGTCGGCTGTTTCCACCGCTCGATGCTGATTCAGTTCGCAGTAGCGTTTGATGCCGCGCCAGAAATTTTCTTCCCCAAGTTCTTCGCGTAGCATATGCAGCACGCGTCCCCCCTTGGGATAGCTGTGACGATCGAACATCGCCCCGGGATCGCGATAACGATAGGTCACGATGGGACGACGATAGCGGCGATCTTCCTGCAAGTAGCTCTGGCCATCGCCATAACGTTCCCATGTCGCTTCGACCGGACCCAGATCATGCTCGGTCCACAGGTTGGCAAAGTACGTTGCAAAACTCTCGTTGAGCCACAGCTCGGCCCAATCTTTACACGTCACCAGGTCACCCCACCACTGATGCGCGAGTTCGTGCGCCACGAGTCCATCGCTGCTGACATCCAAATGGGCGCGCTCATCGTGGAGTGTGCCAAGATTCAGCGTCGTAGCCGAGGTATGTTCCATGCCACCCCAGTTGTATTCGTCGACGCAGATTTGGGTGTATTTAGGCCAGGGATATCCGACGCCAATCTTTTTCGAGAAGAAGTCGACCATCGCAGGGGTTTTCTCGAAGCTGCGAGGAGCGTCGGCGAGACGTCCGCGCGGAACGTACGATTGCACCGGCAGGTCGCCATACTTCTGCTCGAAGATTTCGAAATCGCCAGCGACAATGCTCAGCAAATAGGCGACGTGCGATTGCTGCTGCGACCAGTGCCACATGGTTCGTCCTTCGCCGATCTCCTTCTTTTCAACCAAGATTCCATTACTGAGAGTGACGAACTTTGTGGGAACCGTGGCGATGATCTCGCTTGTGAGTCGATCGCTGGGATGATCGAAGCAGGGGAACCAGTAGCGGGCATACTCCGGCTCGCTTTGAGTCCAAAGCATTTCGAGGCTCGTCGGTTCTTCCTCATCGGGGCGAACAAAGTGGATGCCATGTTTGGGCTTCGTGATTTCGTAAACCACCTGAATTTCAAGTTCCGTATCTTTCGCTACTTCGTTTGGTAGTTCGACACGTAGCGCTGCGGCACGATGTTCGAACTTGCACTGGCCCGTCGTCTCGGTGGATTTCAGTTCGACCCGCTTAATCTTCATTTCAGCGGCATCGAAGGAAATTTCCTGCAGGCTCTCGAAGAGTTTGATGCGGTGAGTCGCCTTCGCGGAGACGCTTTGCGTTTGGAAATCAAAATCGAGTTCGAGTTTCAGATGCAGCTGATCGAACTGCCGGCTCCGCAGCGATCGAGGCGCTTCGGCAAAAGGTCCCGAACGGCTGGCAGGTTGAGCCAGCAGCGGTGTCGCGATGAGAAGCAGGGCGAGGGTGCCCAATAGCGAGCCAAAACGGGGAGCCAACTTACAGAGATGCAACATCGCGAGGAATCTTTCGCGGCAAGCGGATCGTCGATCAAAACGAAGATAGGTGGGTAACCGGGGCGAGCGTTGGGAGAGAAACTGGCCCCGGGAAGTTCGCACGCGAACTCCATGCAGGTAGTGTAGTCGAACCAACGGGTGAAAGGTGCGTAAAACAGGCAGATTGAAGCGTTTTTTGAGTCACGATGGGGGCACTTTGGCCAGCTTGATGCAGAATCGCAACGCAGGTGGGTGGTCTATTTGAAACGTGCATTCAACGCTTGTTTTTAGCCGAATCGGGCATAGACTTGAGGTGCGACAAAGGGCCTCATAAGTGGCCATGTCGAAGGTTGCGATGGATCGCACCAAGCAGTTCCCTGCGAGAGTCGCGGGAGCGCTCGCCAGAAAATTAACGACGGACAGGGGAATTTTTGATGCGATCCAACGGCTGGAAGATGTGGCTGAAACGTTTGGCACCGAAGAGCTTGCTGCTGAGCGGTTTGGTGGCGGCGGCTGTTCTGGCAGCATCCCCCGATGCGCAAGCAGGTTGGGGACGCGCTCGCGTGGTGACCAGTTTCAGCAACCCGAGCGTCCCTGTGGCGACGGTTCCAGCGACCGGCGTAGTGACGCAGCGAACCGTTGTTCGCGGCGCTTATCGTCCAGTGGTTGTAGCGCCCGGCTATGTCGCCCCTGTGGTTCCGTACGTGGCTCCCACAACGACGTACTACGCTCCTGCCTACGCAGCACCAACCTACACGCCACCCGTTTACGCAGCTCCGGCCACAACGGCCTATTATCCACCTGCGTATGCCGCGCCGACCTATGTGGCTCCTGCCGGTGGTGCCACCACGACGTACTACCGAGGCCGCGCGACCACCACTT
This window of the Pirellula staleyi DSM 6068 genome carries:
- the topA gene encoding type I DNA topoisomerase, with amino-acid sequence MAKRASTGNKALVIVESPAKARTISKFLGPDYTVEASIGHIRDLPQGSKEIPKEYKGEKWAYLGVNVDDGFTPIYIVPPDKKQHVSKLKQLLKESDSLFLATDEDREGEAISWHLAEVLNPKVPVKRLVFHEITEEAIKGALANPRDIDDGLVRAQETRRILDRLYGYEVSQLLWRKVAPRLSAGRVQSVAVRMIVERERARMAFRSATYFDLLGRFASAEGKEFDAELVSVGGRRIPTGKDFDSTTGLLKDSKLLQMSEQEALALAERLKVAKFQVTGIEDRPYTRKPSDPFTTSTLQQEANRKLGFTARRTMDVAQSLYENGYITYMRTDSTNLAQVAIDAARDLVRTEYGDAFVPAQPRIYKSKVKNAQEAHEAIRPAGHPFKLPQNLRSELNPDQFRLFDMIWKRTIASQMADARGRNITITLEGDGAVFQVTGKTIEFAGFLRAYVEGSDDPDAELADQERILPSVDKGYPLNIKKLDAKSHTTQPPARFSEASLTAALEERGIGRPSTYASIIETILARQYVFKKGNALVPTWTAFSVSKLLEMHLPKLVDYQFTAQMEDLLDSISRKESEHGEYLRQFYFGDVKPQSDAGHSMAVGDEGLKKLLETKIQEIDARDMSRFSLGKPEEGGDEVFVRVGKFGPFIEQGERKASIQQETAPDEITLARALEMLNQASVAEEPLGLDPETQKPVYMKQGRFGPYVQLGTADDEEKPKNASLLKGMTPPDVTLEVALKLLSLPRNLGVHATLGEPIQAFNGKFGPYIKCGSETRSLPKEISPLEVTAEQAIELLAQPKTRGGGRGQAAAREPLRTLEPSPVTNEPIKLLAGRYGAYVTDGQTNASLPKDMQPETLTHEQAVQLLADRAAKAPAGGRGRRKAAPKKAAVKKAAPKKAAAKKGAKKAAPEKKKVVDVPFEVEE
- the acpS gene encoding holo-ACP synthase; this encodes MRVLGIGTDIVECLRVAKMIERHGEVFLMRVFTPHEIDYCTARKASTQHYAGRFAAKEAVLKALGTGWTRGVQWRDIEVQNEMGGKPRIALSGGAREICEKMGITEMMISISHCRSHATAYALAVGRDGDEGLLD
- a CDS encoding HAMP domain-containing sensor histidine kinase, whose protein sequence is MFERRSLRWPITLGVVMIVLVVLLIVGWVLITAFGATTAGSRAGIYWALLSIGATLLAFVLVGVVMYLTLTIKAINLSRRQSNFIDSVTHELKSPIASLKLYLQTLNRRQVSPAEQENFYRYMLEDVERLDTLINHLLDAARLEKPTLQTEVEDIELTSTIRSISEQVALKHRAPLDVIQLQMTPVLVTATRVDLDLILRNLIDNAVKYASDSDPQVLVSTAMEGDSRVLIRVSDNGRGIPQPLRRKIFARFVRVGSELERDKPGTGLGLYIVRTLVVRCGGRIRIRDGLMGSGTTFEVVLPGQLLPDPPKDASVKEGAITAATPEIGVKS
- a CDS encoding M1 family aminopeptidase; this encodes MLHLCKLAPRFGSLLGTLALLLIATPLLAQPASRSGPFAEAPRSLRSRQFDQLHLKLELDFDFQTQSVSAKATHRIKLFESLQEISFDAAEMKIKRVELKSTETTGQCKFEHRAAALRVELPNEVAKDTELEIQVVYEITKPKHGIHFVRPDEEEPTSLEMLWTQSEPEYARYWFPCFDHPSDRLTSEIIATVPTKFVTLSNGILVEKKEIGEGRTMWHWSQQQSHVAYLLSIVAGDFEIFEQKYGDLPVQSYVPRGRLADAPRSFEKTPAMVDFFSKKIGVGYPWPKYTQICVDEYNWGGMEHTSATTLNLGTLHDERAHLDVSSDGLVAHELAHQWWGDLVTCKDWAELWLNESFATYFANLWTEHDLGPVEATWERYGDGQSYLQEDRRYRRPIVTYRYRDPGAMFDRHSYPKGGRVLHMLREELGEENFWRGIKRYCELNQHRAVETADLRIAMEEATGRGLTWFFDQWAMHGGHPELTITSDYDSTAKSLEITIKQTQKVDELTPLFKLSAEIEIGTGSESSIRKITIDKAEQTFHFDVASRPTRVVFDPRDVLLKVVTHERSNDELLDVLAHSQHIIPRHEAVASLEQQIDDQDVLAALVKAAKSDPFWAVRMRAAEALAKTSSEEARKVLVDLVASDPKSSVRRMSASSLAKYAHDEARAALRSAIEKDPSYEVAATSIRSLVKIDAKQCRELLLASCERESHRDVILKAAVDGLVELKDQSAITPLAAMLDKPLASPRRTAIIIALAKLDPTSDDVMTKLEKGLASRRSEVRRASIDAVAELGQLRSIKPLEELRSREERRATIESIDEAIGKIRSAQNQNSELVKQVERLQKETADLQRKLEKIGSNPENKGE